Proteins found in one Candidatus Coatesbacteria bacterium genomic segment:
- a CDS encoding ABC transporter permease subunit, which translates to MLNRIWQLTRADLRHIAQSNLIWITVAMVVLGVVLGHLLSSGDVEVVEGLYIHDASGDELARRLDPALEREGFRRVGLTADGLPETPQENHFAWLPSEKAVEEAVRAVDVGFGLIIDKQDGRYTFQHLMPDLLPATTQRLTAQTTTPWLRELLGGPSGLTEPPRELLPGYSWSEKPPAGRAIIPLFVFGEAFIIGLWFGAVLMTGEKSRGTIDALRTSPAGMGEILTAKALALALFVLAEAFVTIVAVWGVFPGLGLALVSAVLMCLSAAGLAFLLAGFFESLTGFIMVGALATFVISLPVNSLFIANFPEFAFLPTHPMLQLLREAFFPTAQSGVVWPNLGYAAAWTAGLLAVGGFVYRRLLWGVSLGIRAGKEAA; encoded by the coding sequence ATGCTGAACCGTATCTGGCAACTGACCCGGGCCGACCTGCGCCACATCGCCCAGAGCAACCTGATCTGGATCACCGTGGCCATGGTGGTGCTGGGCGTCGTTCTCGGCCACCTGCTGAGCTCCGGCGACGTCGAGGTCGTCGAGGGCCTCTACATCCACGACGCCAGCGGTGACGAGCTGGCCCGCCGACTCGATCCGGCCCTGGAGCGGGAAGGCTTCCGCCGGGTCGGCCTGACCGCCGACGGCCTGCCCGAGACGCCCCAGGAGAACCACTTCGCCTGGCTGCCCTCGGAGAAAGCCGTCGAGGAGGCCGTGCGCGCCGTCGACGTCGGCTTCGGCCTGATCATCGACAAACAAGACGGCCGCTACACCTTCCAGCATCTGATGCCCGACCTGCTGCCCGCGACCACCCAACGGCTGACCGCCCAAACGACGACTCCCTGGCTGAGGGAGCTGCTCGGCGGCCCCTCGGGGCTCACCGAGCCGCCCCGCGAGCTGCTGCCCGGTTACTCCTGGAGTGAAAAACCCCCGGCCGGGCGCGCGATCATCCCGCTGTTCGTCTTCGGCGAGGCCTTCATCATCGGCCTATGGTTCGGCGCCGTGCTGATGACCGGCGAAAAGAGCCGGGGGACCATCGACGCCCTGCGCACCAGCCCCGCCGGGATGGGGGAGATCCTGACCGCCAAGGCCCTGGCTCTGGCCCTCTTCGTCCTCGCCGAGGCCTTCGTCACCATCGTCGCCGTCTGGGGCGTCTTCCCCGGTCTGGGGTTGGCCCTGGTCAGCGCCGTGCTGATGTGCCTGAGCGCCGCCGGGCTGGCCTTCCTGTTGGCCGGGTTCTTCGAATCCCTCACCGGCTTCATCATGGTCGGCGCCCTGGCGACCTTCGTCATCAGCTTGCCCGTCAACTCCCTTTTCATCGCCAACTTCCCCGAGTTCGCCTTCCTGCCCACCCACCCCATGCTGCAGTTGTTGCGCGAGGCCTTCTTCCCCACGGCGCAAAGCGGCGTAGTCTGGCCCAACCTGGGCTACGCCGCGGCCTGGACCGCCGGGTTGCTGGCCGTCGGTGGCTTCGTCTACCGCCGCCTGCTCTGGGGGGTCTCGCTGGGGATCAGAGCCGGAAAGGAGGCCGCCTGA
- a CDS encoding thymidine phosphorylase gives MGDGGLSLDFPDLIARKRDGKSLRDDDWRRVAAAAADWAAEPETAPVPAYQLSALLMAAYLRGLQYREVLALTRAVAASGERLEWPGIERPLVDKHSTGGVGDKLSLIVVPLLAACGAAVPKLSGRALGHTGGTLDKLESIPGLRLDYEPAELGRLLRDNGCFIAGHSAELAPADAALYHLRDVTATVDSPPLVVASILGKKLAAGAQAFVIDVKTGAGALFRSRRTCERLARRLVRVSGDCGRRCVCLLSSMDQPLGNAVGNAVEVEEALDVLEGRGPADVRGLALELAARGLKSAGLAASITTARESATTRLDDGAAREVFARMITAQGGDLEAFTERESAGVVSREIAAPRSGYLRRLDARRIGRLTMLLGAGRRTVADAVDPAAGVRLLAKRGERLEEGQVLAVLQTSRPARLDAAARAFAESVGIGDDKPTPRDLIHRVVD, from the coding sequence ATCGGCGACGGAGGGTTGAGCTTGGACTTTCCCGATCTGATCGCTCGCAAGCGCGACGGCAAGAGCCTGCGTGACGACGACTGGCGCCGGGTGGCGGCGGCCGCCGCCGACTGGGCCGCCGAGCCCGAAACCGCCCCGGTGCCCGCCTACCAGCTCAGCGCCCTGCTGATGGCCGCCTACCTGCGCGGCCTGCAGTACCGCGAGGTCCTGGCCCTGACCCGGGCCGTGGCCGCTTCCGGCGAGCGGCTGGAGTGGCCGGGGATCGAGCGGCCGTTGGTGGACAAGCACTCGACGGGCGGGGTGGGCGACAAGCTGTCCCTGATCGTCGTGCCGCTGCTGGCGGCCTGCGGCGCAGCGGTGCCCAAGCTGTCCGGCCGGGCCCTGGGCCACACCGGGGGCACCCTGGACAAGCTGGAGTCGATCCCCGGCTTGCGGCTGGACTACGAGCCCGCCGAGCTGGGCCGTCTGCTGCGGGACAACGGCTGCTTCATCGCCGGGCACAGCGCCGAACTGGCCCCGGCCGACGCCGCCCTCTACCACCTGCGCGACGTGACGGCCACCGTCGACTCGCCGCCCCTGGTGGTGGCCAGCATCCTGGGCAAGAAGCTGGCCGCCGGGGCGCAGGCCTTCGTCATCGACGTCAAGACGGGCGCCGGGGCGCTCTTCCGCTCCCGCCGGACCTGCGAGCGGCTGGCCCGGCGGCTGGTACGGGTCAGTGGGGACTGCGGCCGTCGCTGCGTCTGCCTGCTCAGTTCCATGGACCAGCCCCTGGGTAACGCCGTGGGTAACGCCGTCGAGGTCGAGGAGGCCCTGGACGTTCTCGAGGGCCGCGGCCCCGCCGACGTGCGCGGGTTGGCCCTGGAGCTGGCCGCCCGGGGGCTGAAAAGCGCCGGACTGGCCGCCTCGATCACCACGGCCCGGGAGTCGGCGACGACCCGCCTGGACGACGGCGCCGCCCGCGAGGTCTTCGCCCGGATGATCACCGCCCAGGGCGGCGACCTGGAGGCCTTCACCGAGCGGGAGAGCGCCGGGGTGGTCAGCCGGGAGATCGCGGCCCCGCGCTCCGGCTATCTGCGACGCCTGGACGCCCGGCGGATCGGGCGTCTGACGATGCTGCTGGGTGCCGGCCGACGCACCGTGGCCGACGCGGTGGACCCCGCCGCCGGTGTGCGGCTCCTCGCCAAGCGCGGCGAGCGACTCGAGGAGGGGCAAGTCCTGGCCGTGCTGCAGACCAGTCGGCCGGCGCGTCTGGACGCCGCCGCGCGGGCCTTCGCCGAGTCCGTCGGCATCGGCGACGATAAACCGACACCGCGGGATCTGATCCACCGGGTAGTCGACTAA